One part of the Oceanihabitans sp. IOP_32 genome encodes these proteins:
- a CDS encoding sensor histidine kinase, translating into MQNKIYTSHVNLKELIFQILLHIMVFIFFGFDRRLPGIESHQVYFFLNYALAALIINYVLLPYYLYKNRYLQFSIYTLVIVALVIYVEEAILEQLFYPDTRGKKFMGVFYNLLSTMPTVTILVGFKFAWDALKKQQEVIKLRNSVKESELQFLKSQINPHFLFNNLNNMYAYAVEKSPKTPEIILELASVLRYMLYESKARFVPLKKEMEHIENYINLSKLHIEGRGVVDFKLEIPPSNFRIAPLILTVFIENAFKHSASSQTNNIAISITANLDAHGMLHFTCKNNFLEQSNTTSLDSGIGLKNVKKRLELIYPKAHTLEIRTENDFYLVDLKIDLSKCQEE; encoded by the coding sequence ATGCAGAACAAAATATACACCTCGCATGTCAATCTAAAAGAGCTTATTTTTCAAATCTTGCTTCATATCATGGTGTTTATATTTTTTGGATTTGATAGACGCTTGCCAGGAATAGAATCGCACCAGGTGTACTTTTTTCTTAACTATGCTTTAGCAGCACTCATTATTAATTATGTGTTATTACCGTATTATCTCTATAAAAATCGGTATTTACAATTTTCTATTTATACCTTAGTTATTGTAGCGCTTGTTATTTATGTAGAAGAAGCCATTTTAGAACAGTTGTTTTATCCTGACACACGGGGTAAAAAATTTATGGGTGTATTCTATAATTTGTTAAGTACGATGCCAACCGTAACCATATTAGTTGGTTTTAAATTTGCTTGGGATGCGCTTAAAAAACAGCAAGAAGTTATTAAATTGAGAAACTCGGTAAAAGAAAGTGAGTTGCAATTTTTAAAATCGCAGATTAACCCGCATTTTTTATTCAATAACTTAAATAATATGTATGCTTATGCTGTGGAAAAATCGCCAAAAACGCCAGAGATAATTCTCGAACTTGCCTCTGTGCTGCGCTATATGCTTTACGAAAGCAAAGCGCGTTTTGTGCCACTTAAAAAAGAAATGGAGCATATAGAAAACTATATTAACTTAAGTAAACTGCACATTGAAGGGCGTGGTGTGGTAGATTTTAAATTAGAAATTCCGCCTTCTAATTTTAGAATAGCACCTTTAATACTTACCGTATTTATTGAAAACGCTTTTAAACATAGCGCTTCTAGCCAGACCAATAACATTGCTATTAGCATAACAGCCAATCTAGATGCGCATGGTATGCTTCATTTTACATGTAAAAACAACTTTCTAGAACAGAGCAATACCACTAGTTTGGATAGCGGAATAGGTTTAAAAAACGTTAAAAAACGTTTAGAATTAATTTATCCTAAGGCCCATACGCTTGAGATTAGAACCGAAAACGACTTTTATTTAGTCGATTTAAAGATAGATTTAAGTAAATGCCAAGAAGAATGA
- a CDS encoding DoxX family protein, with the protein MIKNSVKATYHDFGLLILRLFLGLAMLFAHGLGKWERLFGEEVIQFADPFGIGAIPSLALTVIAEVICSILLVLGLLTRWALLPLIITMFVAAFVVHGSDGFGGMEKALLFGVSYLTLFFTGPGKYSLDYVLKSKNK; encoded by the coding sequence ATGATTAAAAATTCAGTAAAGGCCACTTATCATGATTTTGGTCTATTAATTTTAAGATTGTTTTTAGGTCTTGCCATGTTATTTGCCCACGGTCTAGGGAAATGGGAGCGACTTTTTGGCGAAGAAGTCATTCAATTTGCAGATCCTTTTGGTATTGGGGCGATACCTTCTTTGGCTTTAACTGTTATTGCCGAAGTTATTTGTAGCATATTACTAGTTTTAGGTTTGTTAACGCGATGGGCTTTGCTTCCCCTTATTATAACTATGTTCGTGGCTGCGTTTGTGGTGCATGGCTCAGATGGTTTTGGTGGTATGGAAAAAGCCTTGCTTTTTGGTGTTAGTTATTTGACCTTGTTTTTTACTGGTCCAGGTAAATATTCATTGGATTATGTCTTAAAAAGTAAAAACAAATAG
- a CDS encoding TonB-dependent receptor domain-containing protein, with protein MMKKYLSTLIGLCIAMVSFSQNPNENRKEVTITGKIIEASTGAALEYATVAFTNKKGEIVTGGITDLEGNYAIKVPAGVYKVTFEFIGFATKTLENENLTTNTRLPTVKLAEDLQALDEVVIRAETTEVVVRLDKKIYNIGKDLTTSGANVGDALSNVPSVTVDMDGAIALRGNENVRILINGKPSAIAGFGSTDALRALPADAIDRVEVITSPSARYDAEGTAGILNIILRKEKTLGLNGSVQTNVGDPSSASISGNINLRTDKFNIFNTTGWRYRESQGYAIFNNQYRSNTMVNPLVTETRDMDRIGRNFNTNLGMEYFFSEKTSLTASGFYSRGSGDDETLNMASEYDRLNVLAIQRSRIEYESETDENYQFALNYITKFNDDGHELKADLQYENGKETETSLIEERNTFPSAQLLPSEFITIDENQEEYLAQVDYVLPIGENAQFEAGYRGNFSETTTDYELTEQEIAGGIFVRDNGLSNMFTYNENVNALYTQYGNKFGKFSFLAGLRLEHTQLKGEVDAVNTETSQDEALNIDFDKSYTGLFPTLNLTYELNERENITLGYNRRINRPRGRWINPFPSRSSEANIFQGNTNLDPAYSSTFDLGYLKRWNKLTLTTSVYYQYETDAFERIQEDTGNETPNGIPIIRMLPINLSTNERIGFEAGVLYNPAKWLRFNGSFNFFQFNTEGAFNGVDYGAKNTSYFARGSAKVSLPYKIDWQTSAFYRGPSNNAQTETEDILSVSLAFSKDIFNDNATIGFNISDLFNSRKRNSLTNTDTFISESEFQWRSRSFNLSFTYRFNQQKQRRQQGNRENDDDGEF; from the coding sequence ATGATGAAAAAATATTTGAGTACCCTTATTGGTTTGTGTATTGCCATGGTTTCGTTTAGCCAAAACCCAAACGAAAACAGAAAAGAAGTCACCATAACAGGGAAAATAATTGAAGCTTCTACAGGCGCAGCTTTAGAGTATGCAACCGTGGCCTTTACAAATAAAAAAGGTGAAATTGTAACTGGCGGTATTACAGATTTAGAGGGAAATTATGCCATTAAAGTACCAGCTGGTGTTTACAAAGTCACCTTTGAGTTTATTGGTTTTGCCACAAAAACATTAGAGAATGAAAACCTGACTACAAACACAAGACTACCTACAGTGAAATTAGCTGAAGATTTACAAGCACTTGATGAGGTGGTAATACGCGCTGAGACTACCGAAGTTGTAGTACGGCTAGACAAGAAAATATATAATATTGGTAAAGACCTTACCACCAGTGGTGCCAATGTTGGTGACGCCCTTTCTAATGTGCCTTCTGTTACGGTAGATATGGACGGTGCCATTGCATTAAGAGGGAATGAAAACGTAAGAATTTTAATAAACGGCAAGCCTTCTGCCATTGCAGGTTTTGGATCTACTGATGCTTTACGGGCACTACCTGCAGATGCGATTGATAGGGTAGAAGTTATTACCTCACCATCGGCGCGATATGATGCCGAAGGAACTGCAGGAATTTTAAATATCATACTGCGTAAAGAAAAAACTTTGGGTTTAAACGGCTCTGTACAAACCAATGTAGGAGATCCTTCCAGCGCCAGTATTAGCGGAAATATTAATTTACGCACCGATAAATTCAATATTTTTAATACCACGGGTTGGCGCTATCGCGAGTCGCAAGGATACGCTATTTTTAATAACCAATACCGTTCTAATACTATGGTTAACCCTTTAGTTACAGAAACGAGGGACATGGACCGTATAGGTAGAAATTTTAATACCAATTTAGGTATGGAGTATTTCTTTTCAGAAAAAACATCTCTTACAGCTTCTGGTTTTTACTCGCGTGGTAGTGGTGATGATGAAACGCTTAATATGGCTAGCGAATATGATAGGTTAAATGTATTGGCTATACAAAGAAGCCGTATTGAATACGAGTCTGAAACCGATGAAAACTATCAATTTGCATTAAATTACATCACAAAATTTAATGATGATGGCCATGAACTAAAAGCCGATTTGCAATATGAAAACGGAAAAGAAACAGAAACCTCGCTCATAGAAGAACGCAATACATTTCCGAGTGCACAACTGCTTCCATCAGAATTTATAACCATCGATGAGAACCAAGAAGAATATTTAGCTCAAGTGGATTATGTGCTTCCCATTGGGGAAAACGCACAATTTGAAGCGGGTTATCGCGGAAATTTTTCAGAAACCACAACAGATTACGAGCTTACTGAGCAAGAGATTGCTGGCGGTATTTTTGTACGGGATAATGGCTTGTCTAACATGTTTACTTATAACGAGAATGTGAACGCACTGTATACGCAATATGGCAATAAGTTTGGTAAATTTTCATTTTTGGCAGGTTTGCGGCTAGAACACACCCAATTAAAAGGTGAAGTAGATGCAGTGAATACTGAGACCAGTCAAGATGAGGCACTCAATATCGATTTCGATAAGTCGTATACCGGTTTATTTCCAACCTTAAATTTAACTTATGAGCTTAATGAAAGAGAAAATATTACTTTAGGTTATAACCGACGAATTAACAGACCGAGAGGCCGCTGGATTAACCCGTTTCCTTCGCGTTCTAGTGAAGCTAATATCTTTCAAGGGAACACCAATTTAGATCCCGCCTATTCTAGCACCTTTGATTTGGGGTATTTGAAACGATGGAACAAGCTCACTTTAACCACCTCTGTTTATTACCAGTATGAAACAGATGCTTTTGAACGCATACAGGAAGACACAGGAAACGAAACTCCAAATGGCATACCAATTATTAGAATGTTACCAATTAATTTAAGTACGAATGAACGAATTGGTTTTGAGGCAGGCGTGTTATACAATCCAGCCAAATGGTTAAGATTTAACGGCAGTTTTAATTTCTTTCAGTTTAATACAGAAGGCGCTTTTAATGGCGTAGATTATGGCGCAAAAAACACGAGTTATTTTGCTAGAGGTAGCGCTAAGGTTAGCTTACCATACAAAATAGACTGGCAAACTAGTGCTTTTTACCGTGGCCCATCGAATAATGCACAGACCGAAACAGAAGATATATTGTCTGTTAGCCTAGCTTTTAGTAAAGATATATTTAACGATAATGCCACCATTGGTTTTAATATAAGCGACTTGTTTAATTCGCGTAAAAGAAATTCGCTAACAAACACCGATACGTTTATTAGCGAGAGCGAATTCCAATGGCGTTCACGCTCATTCAATTTGTCTTTTACGTATAGGTTTAACCAACAAAAGCAGAGACGCCAGCAGGGTAATCGAGAAAATGATGATGACGGGGAATTTTAA
- a CDS encoding amidohydrolase family protein, with the protein MPLTNVETELPIINTHTHTFTKDHTPKYISKRFVAWPLYWILETNLVLALIKAYLDRDKNDFTYKGKNMKRRVYASMKFFRDTPVINVLYPLFKTAIWLVFFHYLLNLLSSLLKGTLLFGWLCDLNSLYLYPPMPKIDNTWNTIFLLLGIVLVFKNIRQRLGRYLWSRIQKMIGEERLEFLLRYIKIIRFTGKLNQAHVFNDLEQQYPEGSKFVILPMDMEFMHAGPVNISYLEQMQEVLRLKANNPNTALPFIFIDPRRVRAQNADDPFLSFNTSKPNAITLNECKVDAYFKGGCVGIKIYPALGYYPFDKDLLTLWLYCAQQDIPITTHCSVGPIFYRGKLKDLHLDIGKEVNKKFDYHPVFNEIIDNDAHGKPIIERLLLNQLKNKDFQSNFTHPLNYLCLLHEPFLKATLDYHNDRDLNTLFGYKNGKLQRNLSRLKINLAHYGGSEYWDQFLSQDRFRDANAIINKPEIGLDLTNRLDNLTILYNTWHHVDWFSIISSMMLNFENVYADISYTLHDLKYLNLLSEIMDNPNITERILFGTDFYVVSNHKTEKQFWMDMQNTLGLTKWQQIAHYNPKRFLNLP; encoded by the coding sequence ATGCCTTTAACTAACGTTGAAACAGAATTACCCATCATTAATACGCACACCCATACGTTTACCAAAGATCATACACCAAAATATATTTCTAAGCGTTTTGTTGCTTGGCCTTTGTATTGGATTTTAGAAACTAACTTGGTGTTGGCCTTGATTAAGGCTTATCTGGATAGAGACAAGAATGACTTTACATACAAAGGAAAAAATATGAAGAGGCGGGTTTATGCTTCCATGAAGTTTTTTAGAGATACTCCCGTAATTAATGTCCTTTATCCGCTTTTTAAAACTGCGATTTGGTTGGTTTTTTTTCACTATTTGCTTAATTTACTCAGCTCATTGCTAAAAGGCACCCTACTATTCGGGTGGTTGTGCGATTTAAACAGTCTGTACCTTTATCCGCCCATGCCCAAAATAGATAATACTTGGAATACCATTTTTTTGTTGTTGGGAATTGTTCTTGTTTTTAAGAATATTAGACAACGACTAGGCCGTTATCTCTGGTCGCGTATTCAAAAGATGATTGGTGAGGAACGCCTTGAGTTTTTGTTGCGCTATATCAAAATCATTCGATTTACGGGCAAACTTAATCAAGCTCATGTTTTTAACGATTTAGAACAACAATATCCTGAGGGATCAAAATTTGTCATTCTCCCTATGGATATGGAGTTTATGCATGCTGGACCCGTAAATATTTCTTATCTGGAGCAAATGCAAGAAGTGTTGCGCTTAAAAGCAAATAATCCAAATACGGCTTTACCTTTTATTTTTATAGATCCGCGGCGTGTTAGAGCACAAAATGCAGACGATCCTTTTTTAAGTTTTAATACTTCAAAACCTAACGCTATCACACTAAATGAGTGCAAGGTTGATGCTTATTTTAAAGGCGGTTGTGTTGGTATTAAAATTTATCCGGCCTTGGGTTACTATCCATTTGATAAGGATCTTTTAACACTTTGGCTTTACTGCGCTCAACAAGATATTCCAATCACAACCCATTGCTCTGTCGGGCCCATCTTTTATCGCGGAAAACTTAAAGACTTACACTTGGATATAGGAAAGGAGGTCAACAAAAAATTCGACTACCACCCTGTATTTAATGAAATTATCGACAACGATGCTCATGGAAAACCTATTATTGAGCGTCTGTTATTAAATCAACTCAAGAATAAGGACTTTCAAAGTAATTTTACGCATCCTTTAAATTATTTATGCCTGCTCCATGAGCCTTTTTTAAAAGCCACTCTTGATTATCATAATGATCGAGACCTAAATACATTATTTGGTTATAAAAATGGTAAATTACAACGCAACTTAAGCCGACTTAAAATAAACTTAGCGCATTATGGAGGTTCAGAGTACTGGGATCAATTCCTATCTCAAGACCGCTTTAGGGATGCCAATGCGATAATTAATAAGCCGGAAATTGGTTTAGATCTTACCAACCGCTTAGATAATTTAACCATCCTTTATAATACTTGGCATCATGTGGATTGGTTTTCTATTATTTCGTCTATGATGCTAAATTTTGAAAATGTTTATGCAGATATCAGCTATACTTTACACGATTTGAAATATTTGAATCTGCTCTCTGAAATTATGGACAATCCAAATATTACAGAGCGCATCCTTTTTGGCACCGATTTTTATGTGGTTAGTAATCATAAGACTGAAAAACAATTTTGGATGGATATGCAAAACACGCTTGGGTTAACCAAATGGCAACAAATAGCGCACTATAACCCTAAGCGTTTTTTGAATTTACCATGA